A genomic region of uncultured Paludibaculum sp. contains the following coding sequences:
- a CDS encoding Do family serine endopeptidase, giving the protein MRWFDKFRQQKLFSINMALLALAAVVLLGNVLTIGVSAAKGQAVAPDATPLTLPPVKKLSNEFTKLAQMLEPSVVFIATDFTPKQTQTSNKRRNPHAAPQGDDDESNSDPLQRFFGSPFGGDVPRKREGSGSGFIVDKNGYIMTNLHVVEQADHIKVRLTGDKTEYKAKLIGSDPEIDVAVLKIDAGRALETIKVGNSESVQVGDWAVAIGAPFGLETSVTAGIVSATGRDISPQQFQRFIQTDAAINPGNSGGPLVNINGDVIGINTMIATSSGGYQGIGFALPINTAVRSYNQIIQSGKVSRGSIGIKFPRNQAQMEMTLKALGFKHGVIIESVTSGGPAEKGGLKGEDVLLALNGSPIKDGDDLVGRVSDMPAGTQVTIGLDRDGQKMDKKVTIGDRDEVFKDDPQLASSRREMTEPNEKPSMNTPRFGFGVRSLSPTERKELKYELPSGVMVTTVEENSPAEEIGIKEKDILASINRKPVSSFEDVKAILGSLKPGAPVAFRVMRPSAPLGSRADITWGGIYLPGTVPQN; this is encoded by the coding sequence ATGCGTTGGTTTGACAAGTTTCGCCAGCAAAAGCTGTTCTCGATCAATATGGCTCTGCTCGCCTTGGCGGCGGTAGTCCTTCTTGGCAACGTGCTCACCATTGGCGTCAGCGCGGCCAAGGGACAGGCAGTGGCTCCCGACGCCACTCCGCTCACCTTGCCCCCCGTCAAGAAGCTGTCCAATGAATTCACCAAACTGGCGCAGATGCTCGAGCCCTCGGTGGTCTTCATCGCCACGGACTTCACTCCGAAGCAGACGCAGACCTCCAACAAGCGCCGGAATCCCCACGCCGCCCCCCAGGGCGACGATGACGAGAGCAATTCCGACCCGTTGCAGCGCTTCTTCGGCTCCCCCTTCGGCGGCGACGTGCCCCGCAAGCGGGAGGGCTCCGGCTCCGGCTTCATCGTCGACAAAAACGGCTATATCATGACCAACCTGCACGTCGTCGAGCAGGCCGATCACATCAAGGTCCGCCTCACCGGCGACAAGACCGAGTACAAGGCCAAGCTCATTGGCTCCGATCCCGAAATCGACGTCGCCGTGCTGAAGATCGATGCCGGCCGCGCGCTCGAAACCATCAAGGTCGGCAACTCGGAAAGCGTCCAGGTGGGTGACTGGGCCGTGGCCATCGGTGCTCCATTCGGGCTTGAGACCTCGGTCACCGCCGGCATCGTCTCGGCCACCGGCCGCGACATCTCGCCCCAGCAGTTTCAACGCTTTATCCAAACCGATGCGGCCATCAACCCCGGTAACTCCGGCGGTCCGCTCGTGAACATCAACGGTGACGTCATCGGCATCAACACGATGATCGCCACCTCGTCGGGCGGCTATCAGGGCATCGGCTTCGCCCTGCCCATCAACACCGCTGTCCGCAGCTACAACCAAATCATCCAGTCCGGCAAGGTCTCCCGCGGCTCCATCGGCATCAAGTTCCCGCGCAATCAGGCCCAGATGGAGATGACCCTCAAAGCCCTCGGTTTCAAGCACGGCGTCATCATTGAGTCCGTCACCTCCGGCGGCCCGGCCGAAAAGGGCGGCCTCAAGGGCGAGGACGTCCTGCTAGCCCTCAACGGCAGCCCCATCAAGGATGGCGACGACCTGGTCGGTCGCGTCTCCGACATGCCCGCCGGCACCCAGGTCACCATCGGCCTCGATCGCGATGGCCAGAAAATGGACAAGAAAGTGACCATCGGTGATCGCGACGAAGTCTTCAAGGACGATCCCCAACTCGCCTCCAGCCGCCGCGAGATGACGGAGCCGAACGAGAAGCCCTCCATGAATACCCCACGCTTCGGCTTCGGGGTCCGTTCCCTCTCCCCGACTGAGCGCAAGGAACTGAAGTACGAGCTCCCCAGCGGCGTCATGGTCACCACCGTCGAGGAGAACTCCCCGGCCGAAGAGATCGGCATCAAGGAGAAGGACATCCTGGCCAGCATCAACCGCAAGCCCGTGTCCAGCTTCGAAGACGTCAAAGCGATCCTGGGCAGTCTCAAGCCGGGTGCTCCGGTTGCCTTCCGGGTCATGCGGCCTTCAGCCCCACTGGGGAGCCGCGCCGACATCACCTGGGGCGGCATCTACCTCCCCGGCACCGTTCCGCAGAACTGA
- a CDS encoding ABC transporter ATP-binding protein encodes MSLISLKHASKIFRHRRPRVVLRDRLRQWRSKPSTDGFYALRDISFDVQAKESVALVGSNGAGKSTLLSLVCGLAQPDEGTVEVHGSIAPLLELGSGFHSDLTGHENLYLNAAMLGMTKAQVRERYDSIVTFSEIGEFINEPLRTYSMGMSLRLAFAVAVHCDPALVIIDEVLAVGDSAFQRKCHDRIAGLRKEGKTLLCVSHSPGTVLQFCDRAIWLHQGRMVMDGAAAPVCEEYQKFMADPTQRPPFPPAAET; translated from the coding sequence ATGAGCCTGATCAGCCTCAAGCACGCTTCCAAGATCTTCCGGCACCGCAGGCCGCGCGTGGTCCTGCGCGACCGCCTGCGCCAATGGAGGTCGAAGCCCTCCACCGATGGCTTCTATGCCCTGCGCGACATCTCCTTCGACGTCCAGGCCAAGGAAAGCGTCGCGCTGGTCGGCTCCAATGGAGCGGGCAAAAGCACTCTGCTCAGCCTCGTCTGCGGCCTCGCACAGCCCGACGAAGGCACCGTCGAAGTCCATGGCTCCATCGCCCCTCTTCTGGAACTCGGCTCCGGTTTCCACAGCGATCTCACCGGCCACGAGAATCTCTATCTGAACGCCGCCATGCTCGGCATGACCAAGGCTCAGGTGCGCGAACGCTACGATTCCATCGTGACCTTTTCTGAGATCGGCGAATTCATCAACGAGCCTCTGCGGACCTACTCCATGGGCATGTCGCTTCGTCTGGCCTTCGCCGTAGCCGTGCACTGCGATCCCGCCCTCGTCATCATCGACGAGGTGCTGGCTGTCGGCGACTCCGCTTTCCAGCGCAAATGCCACGACCGCATCGCGGGGCTCCGCAAGGAAGGCAAGACCCTGCTCTGCGTCTCTCACAGCCCCGGGACCGTCCTCCAGTTCTGCGATCGCGCCATCTGGCTCCACCAGGGCCGTATGGTCATGGATGGCGCCGCCGCGCCAGTCTGCGAGGAGTACCAGAAGTTCATGGCGGACCCCACCCAGCGCCCGCCCTTTCCGCCGGCCGCCGAAACCTGA
- a CDS encoding ABC transporter permease: MWTGDYLFLLRELVAKDFKVRYRNMSLGVFWSLLNPLVMMAVYTYVFTRILARPQSHFSVHLLCGLIPFNFFTIAWLSATNSLIENVAIIKRIPLKREIIPIASILSNITHLVIQLGLLLFFVLISGLSLNIYWFWLPVVWGLEIMFIMGLGLASSAMNLFVRDVRYVVESVNLLLFWMVPIVYTFENVPADFRDLYQYNPVAALILATQNIILGGSPPTMRLLGKLAAVSVVSLGAGLLIFRRAEKRFYGYL; this comes from the coding sequence ATGTGGACCGGCGATTACCTATTCCTGCTGCGCGAGCTCGTAGCCAAGGACTTCAAAGTCCGATACCGCAACATGTCCCTCGGCGTCTTCTGGTCGCTGCTCAATCCCCTGGTCATGATGGCGGTCTATACCTACGTCTTCACCCGTATCCTCGCCCGGCCGCAATCGCACTTCAGCGTCCACCTCCTCTGTGGCCTCATCCCCTTCAATTTCTTCACCATTGCCTGGCTCTCCGCCACCAACTCGCTCATCGAGAACGTCGCCATCATCAAGCGCATTCCCCTCAAGCGCGAGATCATCCCCATCGCCTCCATCCTTTCCAACATCACGCACCTTGTCATCCAGTTGGGCCTGCTGCTCTTCTTCGTTCTCATCTCCGGACTCTCGCTGAACATTTACTGGTTCTGGCTGCCCGTCGTCTGGGGGCTGGAGATCATGTTCATCATGGGGCTGGGGCTGGCCTCCTCAGCCATGAACCTCTTCGTGCGCGACGTCCGCTACGTGGTCGAGTCGGTGAATCTCCTGCTGTTCTGGATGGTCCCCATCGTTTATACGTTCGAGAACGTACCCGCCGATTTCCGCGATCTCTACCAGTACAACCCCGTGGCCGCACTGATCCTGGCCACCCAAAACATCATCCTCGGCGGTTCGCCCCCCACCATGCGGCTACTCGGCAAGCTAGCCGCGGTCTCCGTCGTCTCCCTGGGCGCCGGACTCCTCATCTTCCGCCGCGCCGAGAAGCGCTTCTACGGATACCTCTAA
- a CDS encoding sigma-70 family RNA polymerase sigma factor has protein sequence MLSPSSSLNEASLLARLHAGEDLAFELLYERYQPRIYRYVLRMSSSRELADDIVQEVFLGLIRGARGYDAASGPLGSYLYGMARNLLFRHLGAKPMEELDEGSMVSEHDPLDGLARSEQIERVRQALAAMPAHYREAVVLCDMEEMSYSAVAELLGVAVGTIRSRLHRARGLLLERLSQERCGA, from the coding sequence TTGCTGAGCCCTTCCAGCAGTTTGAACGAGGCATCGCTTCTGGCCCGGCTGCATGCCGGCGAAGACCTCGCCTTCGAGCTGCTCTACGAGCGCTACCAGCCGCGCATCTACCGCTATGTTCTGCGCATGTCCAGTTCGCGCGAACTCGCCGACGACATCGTGCAGGAGGTCTTTCTGGGCCTCATCCGGGGCGCCCGCGGCTACGATGCGGCCTCCGGCCCGTTAGGCAGTTATCTCTATGGGATGGCACGCAATCTGCTCTTCCGGCACCTCGGTGCCAAACCCATGGAGGAGTTGGATGAAGGTTCCATGGTCAGCGAACATGACCCCCTCGACGGGCTGGCCCGCTCCGAACAGATCGAGCGCGTCCGCCAGGCCTTGGCCGCCATGCCGGCCCACTACCGCGAGGCCGTCGTCCTCTGCGACATGGAAGAGATGAGTTATTCCGCCGTGGCCGAACTCCTTGGGGTCGCTGTCGGTACCATTCGCTCCCGCCTTCACAGGGCTCGGGGCCTGCTGCTCGAACGCCTCAGCCAGGAACGCTGCGGAGCATGA
- the galE gene encoding UDP-glucose 4-epimerase GalE, whose product MKILLTGGAGYVGSHAAKALSQAGHEVVVVDNLSRGHRWAVRGAPLEVADLTDEPALRRIFRAHQPEAVMHFAAFAYVGESMAEPGRYFRNNVEGSFTLLRVMLEHDVKDIVFSSTCATYGTPGTLPIREDAPQNPVNPYGESKKMVESALRWYADCHGLRYAALRYFNAAGDDPDGEIGECHRPETHLIPSIIETALGQRAALRIFGDDFPTPDGTCQRDYVHVCDLATAHLLALQRLRARGGTLQVNLGTGQAISVHQMVRMVEQVSGRRIPVHIAARRDGDPAALVADPSRAAEQLGWQPRHSSLEEIVGTAWAWHSKHLGKRLEQSEWPVGVPMSGQSYQRSAIGCQP is encoded by the coding sequence ATGAAGATACTCCTCACAGGAGGCGCGGGGTACGTTGGGTCCCACGCCGCCAAAGCCCTCAGTCAGGCGGGGCACGAAGTGGTCGTGGTCGATAACCTGTCACGCGGCCACCGTTGGGCCGTGCGGGGTGCTCCCCTGGAGGTCGCCGATCTCACGGACGAGCCGGCCTTACGCAGGATCTTCCGTGCGCACCAACCCGAGGCCGTCATGCACTTTGCGGCTTTCGCCTATGTCGGCGAGTCGATGGCGGAGCCGGGCCGCTACTTTCGCAACAACGTGGAAGGTAGCTTCACACTGTTGCGCGTGATGCTCGAGCACGACGTGAAAGACATCGTCTTCTCCTCCACTTGCGCCACCTATGGAACACCCGGGACACTGCCCATTCGCGAAGACGCACCGCAGAATCCGGTCAACCCCTACGGTGAGTCGAAGAAAATGGTCGAAAGCGCCCTGCGCTGGTACGCCGACTGCCACGGCCTGCGTTATGCGGCACTGCGCTACTTCAATGCGGCCGGCGACGATCCCGACGGCGAGATCGGCGAGTGCCACCGCCCCGAGACCCATCTGATCCCCAGCATCATCGAGACAGCCCTGGGGCAGCGAGCGGCACTGCGCATCTTCGGCGATGACTTCCCCACGCCCGACGGCACGTGCCAGCGCGACTACGTCCATGTCTGCGACCTCGCCACCGCGCATCTCCTGGCCCTGCAACGGTTACGGGCTAGGGGCGGAACGCTCCAGGTGAACCTGGGCACGGGCCAGGCAATCAGCGTGCATCAGATGGTGCGCATGGTGGAGCAAGTCTCCGGCCGCCGTATCCCCGTACACATAGCCGCACGCCGTGACGGCGACCCGGCCGCCTTGGTAGCCGATCCGTCTCGAGCCGCCGAGCAGTTGGGCTGGCAGCCGCGACACTCCTCCCTGGAGGAGATCGTGGGGACAGCGTGGGCTTGGCACTCGAAGCATCTTGGAAAGAGGTTGGAGCAAAGCGAGTGGCCGGTAGGTGTTCCGATGTCAGGGCAGAGCTATCAGCGGTCAGCAATCGGCTGTCAGCCCTGA